A DNA window from Mesorhizobium sp. C432A contains the following coding sequences:
- a CDS encoding cytochrome b N-terminal domain-containing protein yields MSEGHSTYTPKTGIERWFDARMPLPRMIYDSFIAYPVPRNLNYAWTFGGILTIMLVAQILTGIVLAMHYTADTNLAFNSVEKIMRDVNSGWLLRYMHSNGASFFFVAVYIHIFRGLYYGSYKAPRELLWILGCIIYLLMMATGFMGYVLPWGQMSFWGATVITGFFSAIPLVGNWIQELLLGGFAVDNPTLNRFFALHYLLPFMIAGVVVLHVWALHVVGQSNPTGIEVKSKTDTVAFTPYATIKDAFGMIVFLFFFAYFVFYLPNFLGHPDNYTIANPLKTPAHIVPEWYFLPFYAILRAITFNIGPINSKLGGVLCMFGAIVMLFLVPWLDTSKVRSAVYRPWYKLFFWLFVADAVLLGWLGSQPAEGGGLLTLLIGEVSGNYVGYAQAATLFYFAFFLVILPVLGLIETPRRLPNSITEAVLEKNKGAGGGHPAGATAAPETKG; encoded by the coding sequence ATGAGCGAGGGACACTCGACCTATACGCCCAAGACCGGTATCGAACGCTGGTTCGACGCCCGCATGCCGCTGCCGCGCATGATCTATGACAGCTTCATCGCTTATCCGGTGCCGCGCAACCTCAACTATGCGTGGACCTTCGGCGGCATCCTCACGATCATGCTGGTGGCGCAGATCCTGACCGGTATCGTGCTCGCCATGCACTATACCGCCGACACCAATCTCGCCTTCAATTCGGTCGAGAAGATCATGCGCGACGTCAATTCCGGTTGGCTGTTGCGCTACATGCATTCCAACGGCGCCTCGTTCTTCTTCGTCGCCGTCTACATCCACATCTTCCGCGGGCTTTATTACGGCTCCTACAAGGCGCCGCGCGAGCTGCTGTGGATCCTCGGCTGCATCATCTATCTGCTGATGATGGCGACCGGCTTCATGGGCTATGTGCTGCCCTGGGGTCAGATGAGCTTCTGGGGCGCCACCGTCATCACCGGCTTCTTCAGCGCCATTCCGCTGGTCGGAAACTGGATCCAGGAACTGCTGCTCGGCGGTTTCGCCGTCGACAACCCGACGCTCAACCGCTTCTTTGCGCTGCACTATTTGCTGCCGTTCATGATCGCCGGCGTCGTCGTGCTGCACGTCTGGGCGCTGCATGTGGTCGGCCAGTCGAACCCGACCGGCATCGAGGTGAAATCGAAAACCGACACCGTTGCCTTTACGCCCTATGCGACCATCAAGGATGCATTCGGCATGATCGTGTTCCTGTTCTTCTTCGCCTATTTCGTCTTCTACCTGCCGAACTTTCTCGGCCATCCGGACAATTACACGATCGCCAACCCGCTGAAGACGCCGGCCCACATCGTGCCGGAATGGTACTTCCTGCCGTTCTACGCGATCCTGCGCGCGATCACCTTCAACATCGGGCCGATCAACTCCAAGCTCGGTGGCGTGCTGTGCATGTTCGGCGCCATCGTCATGCTGTTCCTGGTGCCGTGGCTCGACACCTCCAAGGTGCGCTCGGCGGTCTACCGGCCCTGGTACAAGCTGTTCTTCTGGCTGTTCGTCGCCGACGCTGTCCTGCTTGGCTGGCTTGGCTCGCAGCCGGCGGAAGGCGGCGGTCTGTTGACCCTCCTGATAGGTGAGGTCTCGGGCAACTACGTTGGCTACGCTCAAGCGGCGACACTGTTCTACTTCGCCTTCTTCCTCGTCATCCTGCCGGTGCTTGGCCTGATCGAGACGCCACGCAGACTGCCGAATTCGATCACCGAGGCGGTGCTGGAGAAGAACAAGGGTGCCGGAGGGGGACATCCGGCCGGTGCGACCGCGGCGCCGGAAACCAAAGGCTGA
- a CDS encoding alpha-hydroxy acid oxidase, with protein sequence MRLRDCHNFSDFRRMAQQRLPGPIFNYIDGAADDEVTYRRNTESFERCDLVPNVLRGVSEIDMSVTVMGQKLAMPVYCSPTALQRLFHHQGERAVAKASAKFGTMFGVSSLGTVSLEEARKISSSPQVYQFYFHRDRGLNRAMMQRAKAVGVEVMMLTVDSITGGNRERDKRTGFAIPFKLNLSGMLQFALKPGWAINYFTHEGFKLPQLDEHVDMGGGTMSISRYFTEMLDPSMTWDDVAEMVRLWGGPFCLKGVMSVEDAKRAVEIGCSGIVLSNHGGRQLDGSRAAFDQLAEIVDAVGDRIDVIMDGGVQRGTHVLKALSLGAKAVGVGRYYLFPLAAAGQPGVERALEQMRVEIERGMKLMGCSSIEQLSRNNLRFR encoded by the coding sequence ATGCGGCTACGCGACTGTCACAACTTTTCCGATTTCCGGCGCATGGCCCAGCAGCGGTTGCCTGGGCCAATCTTCAACTACATCGATGGCGCGGCCGACGACGAGGTCACCTATCGCCGCAACACCGAGAGCTTCGAGCGCTGCGACCTCGTTCCCAACGTGCTGCGCGGGGTAAGCGAGATCGACATGTCGGTGACGGTGATGGGCCAGAAGCTGGCCATGCCCGTCTATTGCTCGCCGACCGCCTTGCAGCGGCTGTTCCATCATCAAGGCGAGCGCGCGGTGGCCAAGGCTTCGGCCAAATTCGGCACGATGTTCGGCGTGTCCTCGCTCGGCACCGTCAGTCTTGAGGAAGCGCGCAAGATCAGCAGCAGCCCGCAGGTCTACCAGTTCTATTTCCACCGGGATCGCGGCCTCAACCGGGCGATGATGCAACGGGCGAAAGCGGTTGGCGTCGAAGTGATGATGCTGACCGTCGACAGCATCACCGGAGGCAACCGCGAGCGCGACAAGCGCACCGGCTTTGCCATCCCCTTCAAGCTCAACCTTTCCGGCATGCTGCAGTTCGCGCTGAAGCCGGGATGGGCGATCAACTATTTCACCCATGAGGGGTTCAAGCTGCCGCAGCTCGACGAGCATGTCGACATGGGCGGCGGCACGATGTCGATCAGCCGCTACTTCACCGAGATGCTCGATCCGTCGATGACCTGGGACGATGTTGCCGAGATGGTCAGACTGTGGGGAGGTCCGTTCTGTCTCAAGGGCGTCATGTCGGTGGAGGATGCCAAGCGCGCCGTCGAGATCGGCTGCAGCGGCATTGTGCTGTCCAACCATGGCGGCCGGCAGCTGGACGGCTCGCGGGCGGCGTTCGACCAACTGGCCGAGATCGTCGATGCCGTCGGCGACAGAATAGACGTCATCATGGATGGCGGCGTGCAGCGCGGCACCCATGTGCTGAAGGCCCTGTCGCTTGGCGCCAAGGCTGTTGGCGTCGGCCGCTATTATCTGTTCCCGCTGGCGGCGGCCGGCCAGCCGGGCGTAGAGCGGGCGCTGGAGCAGATGCGGGTCGAGATCGAGCGCGGCATGAAGCTGATGGGCTGCAGTTCGATCGAACAATTGTCGCGCAACAACCTCCGTTTCAGGTAA
- a CDS encoding 50S ribosomal protein L25/general stress protein Ctc produces MSHDTYELKAEAREQVGKGSARAVRRNGKVPAVIYGDRQPPLAIALNYKDVFYKIHGGGFLTTIATIDVDGKKIQVLPKDFQLDPVKDFPVHVDFLRIGKDTEVNVDVPVHFINEDKSPGIKRGGVLNIVRHEVEFHCPANAIPEFITVDLTGADIGDSIHISAVTLPAGVKPVISDRDFTIATIAGSSAMKPETEETAEAAAPEAAAPAAEEK; encoded by the coding sequence ATGAGCCACGATACTTACGAGCTCAAGGCCGAAGCGCGCGAACAGGTCGGTAAGGGGTCCGCCCGTGCAGTTCGCCGCAACGGTAAAGTGCCTGCAGTTATCTACGGCGACAGACAGCCTCCCCTGGCGATTGCGCTGAACTACAAGGACGTCTTCTACAAAATCCATGGCGGCGGGTTTTTGACCACGATCGCCACGATCGACGTCGACGGCAAGAAAATCCAGGTTCTGCCCAAGGATTTCCAGCTCGACCCGGTCAAGGATTTCCCGGTCCATGTCGACTTCCTGCGCATCGGCAAGGACACCGAGGTCAACGTCGACGTGCCCGTGCACTTCATCAATGAAGACAAGTCGCCCGGCATCAAGCGCGGCGGCGTGCTCAACATCGTGCGTCACGAAGTCGAGTTCCACTGCCCGGCCAATGCGATCCCGGAATTCATCACCGTCGATCTCACCGGCGCCGACATTGGCGATTCGATCCACATCTCGGCGGTTACCTTGCCGGCCGGCGTCAAGCCGGTGATCTCCGATCGCGACTTCACCATCGCGACAATTGCCGGCTCCTCGGCGATGAAGCCGGAGACGGAAGAGACGGCGGAAGCGGCAGCCCCCGAAGCGGCGGCTCCTGCTGCCGAAGAGAAGTAA
- the pth gene encoding aminoacyl-tRNA hydrolase yields MLVFAGLGNPGAKYADNRHNVGFMAADAIARRHSFSPWSKKFQGLIAEGTIAGEKILLIKPQTFMNLSGQPIGEALRFYKLGPEALTVFYDEIDLPAGKLRVKVGGGAGGHNGIRSLDQHVGKNFRRVRIGVGHPGVREMVHGHVLGDFAKADREWLDVLLDTIADDAGLLAKGDDSSFMNRITLAWRDKLVPTSDDDRPPPKAPKAEGPKAQSHIRQARPQQAAAKLPESGPMAAMLKKLFGKKD; encoded by the coding sequence ATGCTTGTCTTTGCAGGCCTCGGCAATCCGGGCGCGAAATACGCTGATAACCGGCACAATGTCGGCTTCATGGCGGCGGACGCAATTGCCCGCCGCCATTCGTTTTCGCCCTGGTCGAAGAAGTTCCAGGGCCTGATCGCCGAAGGCACGATTGCCGGCGAAAAGATTCTCCTGATCAAACCGCAGACCTTCATGAACCTGTCGGGACAGCCGATCGGCGAAGCCTTGCGCTTCTACAAGCTCGGCCCCGAGGCGCTGACCGTCTTCTACGACGAGATCGACCTGCCGGCCGGCAAATTGCGGGTCAAGGTCGGCGGCGGCGCCGGCGGCCACAACGGCATCCGCTCGCTCGACCAGCATGTCGGCAAGAATTTTCGCCGCGTGCGCATCGGCGTCGGACACCCCGGCGTCCGGGAAATGGTGCATGGCCATGTTCTCGGCGACTTCGCCAAGGCCGATCGCGAGTGGCTGGACGTGCTGCTCGACACCATCGCCGACGATGCCGGGCTGCTGGCCAAGGGCGACGACAGTTCCTTCATGAACCGCATTACTCTGGCCTGGCGTGACAAGCTGGTGCCGACCAGCGACGACGACCGGCCGCCGCCCAAGGCGCCGAAGGCTGAAGGTCCAAAGGCTCAAAGTCACATCCGCCAGGCACGGCCACAGCAGGCGGCGGCCAAGCTGCCGGAAAGCGGCCCTATGGCCGCCATGCTGAAGAAACTGTTCGGCAAGAAGGACTGA
- a CDS encoding three-Cys-motif partner protein TcmP, which translates to MVTHVFGGPDTPKKLRCLQEYLRAFAIALRDQEFACIYIDAFAGSGTRTEVRPGLPLFGSEMAEPEEVTTQGSARIAIEVDPPMHSIVLIERDNSRFAQLGELISEYPNRKIIVRNGDANDLVQRLCKRTNWRGAETVGRGIRGVVFLDPYGMEVSWETVKAIAATEALDCWYFFPLSGLYRNAPHDPAKLDPSKQASLDRVLGATDWRERWYGHESARQDLFETKGQAVRRADVNAIESYVKERLRTVFKGAVLEPVRLHHKGGAPLASLFFAVSNTSPAAVALATKMASHILKSGRSSQSRSR; encoded by the coding sequence ATGGTAACACACGTCTTTGGGGGGCCAGACACCCCTAAGAAGCTTCGTTGCTTACAGGAATATCTCCGAGCCTTTGCTATCGCTCTGCGCGACCAGGAATTCGCTTGCATTTATATCGACGCTTTTGCCGGCTCCGGGACTCGTACGGAAGTCCGCCCCGGTCTTCCTCTCTTCGGTTCAGAAATGGCAGAACCAGAAGAGGTAACCACTCAGGGGTCGGCTAGGATTGCAATCGAAGTCGACCCGCCGATGCATTCTATCGTGCTGATCGAACGGGATAATTCCCGTTTTGCGCAACTCGGTGAACTGATCTCTGAGTATCCCAATCGCAAGATAATTGTTCGAAACGGGGACGCCAACGATCTTGTCCAACGCCTTTGCAAGCGCACAAATTGGCGCGGAGCGGAGACCGTCGGCCGTGGGATTCGTGGCGTTGTCTTCCTCGATCCCTATGGCATGGAAGTTTCATGGGAGACGGTAAAAGCCATCGCAGCAACGGAAGCCTTGGACTGTTGGTATTTCTTTCCGTTGTCAGGTCTGTACCGAAACGCTCCCCATGATCCGGCAAAGCTCGATCCGAGCAAGCAGGCAAGTCTGGATCGCGTTCTAGGGGCAACTGACTGGCGGGAGCGTTGGTATGGTCACGAAAGTGCGCGCCAAGACCTATTCGAAACGAAGGGGCAAGCAGTTCGGCGGGCGGATGTGAACGCTATCGAATCCTACGTGAAGGAGCGCCTGCGCACAGTGTTCAAAGGGGCTGTTTTGGAGCCAGTTCGCCTTCATCATAAAGGGGGCGCGCCACTGGCTTCACTCTTTTTCGCCGTGTCAAACACGAGTCCGGCCGCAGTCGCACTAGCGACAAAGATGGCCTCTCATATTCTCAAATCGGGAAGATCGTCCCAAAGCCGATCACGATAG
- the corA gene encoding magnesium/cobalt transporter CorA, producing the protein MIKAFVVDNDRLRLADDLVANGDQVVWADLLNPTKEEETAIETWLGVAIPTREEMEEIEISSRLYIEDGAYFMTATLPAQTEIDDPLMSPVTFVLAGPRLVTIRYHEPKAFKTFPLRAEKVATGCTTGNTILIGLLEAIVDRLADILERAGRDIETISRDIFEARSTKVNKRNRDFQELLKAIGRKEDIASSIRDSLISLQRLTGFLAHVATQIKMSKDVRARIKTVSRDVLSLADHATFLSQKISFLLDATLGMISIEQNAIIKIFSVAAVIFLPPTLVASIYGMNFDVIPELKWELGYPFAIGLMILSAILPFWYFRRRGWL; encoded by the coding sequence ATGATCAAGGCCTTCGTCGTCGACAATGATCGCCTGCGCCTCGCCGACGATCTCGTGGCCAATGGCGATCAGGTCGTCTGGGCCGACCTTCTCAACCCGACCAAGGAAGAAGAAACAGCGATCGAGACCTGGCTCGGCGTTGCCATCCCGACGCGCGAGGAGATGGAGGAGATCGAGATTTCGAGCCGCCTCTACATCGAGGACGGCGCCTACTTCATGACCGCCACCTTGCCGGCGCAGACCGAAATCGATGATCCCTTGATGTCACCGGTTACCTTTGTGCTTGCCGGCCCGAGACTGGTCACCATCCGCTATCATGAGCCGAAGGCGTTCAAGACCTTTCCCCTGCGCGCCGAGAAGGTGGCGACAGGCTGCACCACCGGCAACACCATCCTGATCGGCCTGCTGGAGGCGATCGTCGATCGCCTAGCCGATATTCTCGAACGCGCCGGCCGTGACATCGAGACGATCTCGCGCGACATCTTCGAGGCGCGGTCGACCAAGGTGAACAAGCGCAATCGCGACTTCCAGGAACTGCTCAAGGCCATCGGCCGCAAGGAGGACATCGCCTCCTCGATCCGTGACAGCCTGATCTCGTTGCAGCGCCTCACCGGCTTCCTTGCCCACGTCGCGACCCAGATCAAGATGAGCAAGGACGTCCGCGCCCGCATCAAGACCGTATCGCGCGACGTGCTGTCGCTCGCCGACCATGCCACCTTCCTGTCGCAGAAGATCTCGTTCCTGCTCGACGCGACGCTCGGCATGATCTCGATCGAGCAGAACGCCATCATCAAGATCTTCTCGGTCGCCGCCGTCATCTTCCTGCCGCCGACGCTGGTGGCTTCGATCTACGGCATGAATTTCGACGTCATCCCGGAGCTGAAATGGGAGCTCGGCTATCCCTTCGCCATCGGCCTGATGATCCTGTCGGCGATCCTGCCGTTCTGGTATTTCCGCCGCCGCGGCTGGTTGTAG
- a CDS encoding adenine phosphoribosyltransferase yields the protein MKSSLEDTLLAAIRTIPDYPKPGILFRDITTLLGNARAFRRAIDELVHPYAGQKIDKIAGIEARGFILGGAVAHQLSAGFVPIRKKGKLPYETVRVAYSLEYGLDEMEMHKDGVAPGEKVILVDDLIATGGTAEAAVKLLRQIGADILAACFVIDLPDLGGRAKLEALGVPVRTLIGFEGH from the coding sequence ATGAAATCCTCGCTCGAAGACACGCTGCTCGCCGCGATCCGCACCATTCCGGACTACCCCAAGCCCGGTATCCTGTTTCGCGACATCACCACTTTGCTCGGCAATGCGCGCGCCTTCCGCCGCGCCATCGACGAGCTGGTGCATCCCTATGCCGGCCAGAAGATCGACAAGATCGCCGGCATCGAGGCGCGTGGCTTCATCCTCGGCGGTGCGGTCGCGCACCAGCTTTCGGCCGGCTTCGTGCCGATCCGCAAGAAGGGCAAGCTGCCTTACGAGACGGTACGCGTCGCCTACAGCCTGGAATACGGGCTGGACGAGATGGAGATGCACAAGGACGGCGTTGCGCCGGGCGAGAAGGTGATCCTGGTCGACGACCTGATCGCGACCGGCGGCACGGCGGAGGCGGCGGTCAAGTTGCTGAGGCAGATCGGCGCCGATATTCTTGCCGCGTGCTTCGTCATCGACCTGCCGGATCTCGGCGGACGGGCGAAGCTCGAAGCGCTGGGCGTGCCGGTGCGGACGTTGATCGGGTTTGAGGGGCATTAG
- a CDS encoding MaoC family dehydratase, with amino-acid sequence MTAKSWAYEDFTEGASIDLGAKQVSAAEIIEFATEFDPQPMHLDEAAGKASILGGLAASGWHTCAIFMRMLCDAFLLDSTAQGAPGIDQVKWKKPVLAGDTLAGSTSVLARRLSKSRPQLGLVTLRSELFNQRGESVFELENTVMFLTRETGA; translated from the coding sequence ATGACCGCAAAAAGCTGGGCCTACGAGGATTTCACCGAGGGCGCATCGATCGACCTCGGCGCCAAGCAGGTGAGTGCGGCCGAAATCATCGAATTCGCCACCGAATTCGACCCGCAGCCGATGCATCTCGACGAAGCCGCCGGCAAGGCCAGCATCCTTGGCGGCTTGGCCGCCTCCGGCTGGCACACCTGCGCGATCTTCATGCGCATGCTGTGCGACGCCTTCCTGCTCGACTCGACCGCGCAAGGCGCGCCCGGCATCGACCAGGTCAAATGGAAGAAGCCGGTGCTGGCCGGCGACACACTGGCCGGCAGCACCAGCGTGCTTGCCAGGCGCCTGTCGAAATCCAGGCCTCAGCTCGGCCTCGTCACCTTGCGCAGCGAACTGTTCAACCAGCGCGGTGAAAGCGTCTTCGAACTTGAGAACACTGTCATGTTCTTGACCCGCGAGACCGGCGCATGA
- the petA gene encoding ubiquinol-cytochrome c reductase iron-sulfur subunit yields MSATDTQDPNRRDFLYVATGMAAVVGAGAVAWPFIDQMRPDASTLALASVEVDVASLTPGMSLIVKWRGKPVVVRNRTEQEMKDGEAVNLADLKDPIARNANLPADAPATDANRTTPGKEAWMVMVQVCTHLGCIPLGQEGDFGGWFCPCHGSVYDTAGRIRKGPAPENMAVPVFKFISDTKILIG; encoded by the coding sequence GTGAGCGCAACCGACACCCAGGATCCCAACCGTCGTGATTTTCTCTACGTCGCCACCGGCATGGCCGCAGTGGTTGGCGCAGGCGCCGTTGCCTGGCCCTTCATCGACCAGATGCGCCCTGATGCCTCGACGCTGGCGCTGGCCTCGGTCGAGGTTGATGTCGCCTCGCTGACGCCTGGCATGTCGCTGATCGTCAAATGGCGCGGCAAGCCGGTCGTGGTGCGCAATCGCACCGAGCAGGAGATGAAGGACGGCGAAGCCGTGAACCTTGCCGATCTCAAGGATCCTATTGCCCGCAACGCCAATCTGCCCGCCGATGCGCCGGCGACCGATGCCAACCGCACCACGCCCGGCAAGGAAGCCTGGATGGTGATGGTGCAAGTCTGCACGCATCTGGGGTGCATTCCGCTTGGCCAGGAAGGCGATTTCGGCGGCTGGTTCTGCCCGTGCCACGGTTCGGTGTACGATACCGCCGGCCGCATCCGCAAAGGCCCGGCGCCGGAAAACATGGCCGTGCCGGTATTCAAGTTCATTTCCGATACCAAAATCCTTATCGGTTGA
- a CDS encoding cytochrome c1 has translation MKKILTSLALLGVFAAGIGAVGSVAIAAEEAHNAAAPTHFPIHEPKEMDWTFAGPFGTYDKAQLQRGLKVYKEVCSACHSMNLVAFRTLEDLGYSEAQIKSLSAEYTIHDGPNDAGDMFDRPGKPSDHFPAPFANEEAAAASNGGAAPPDMSLLAKARGVERGFPRFVFDIFTQYAQGGPDYIHSLLTGYDETPPAGMVIPEGTHYNPYFMSGVSLKMPKPLSDGQVTYDDGSPQTIDQYSRDVSAFLMWAAEPHMEDRKKTGFRVLVFLLLFGALMYLTKRKVWEGVAH, from the coding sequence ATGAAAAAGATTCTCACCTCGCTCGCCCTGCTAGGCGTGTTTGCCGCTGGCATCGGAGCCGTCGGCAGTGTGGCGATCGCCGCTGAAGAGGCGCACAACGCGGCGGCACCGACGCATTTCCCGATCCACGAGCCGAAGGAGATGGACTGGACTTTTGCCGGTCCGTTCGGCACCTACGACAAGGCGCAGCTGCAGCGTGGCTTGAAGGTCTACAAGGAAGTCTGCTCGGCCTGCCACTCGATGAATCTGGTGGCGTTCCGCACGCTGGAGGACCTCGGCTATTCGGAAGCGCAGATCAAGTCGCTGTCGGCCGAGTACACCATCCATGATGGACCCAACGATGCCGGCGACATGTTCGACCGGCCGGGCAAGCCGTCAGACCATTTCCCGGCGCCGTTCGCCAATGAGGAGGCGGCTGCCGCTTCCAACGGCGGCGCTGCCCCACCGGATATGTCGCTGCTGGCCAAGGCGCGCGGCGTCGAGCGCGGCTTCCCGCGCTTCGTCTTCGACATTTTCACGCAATATGCGCAGGGCGGCCCGGACTACATCCATTCGCTGCTGACCGGCTACGACGAGACGCCACCTGCCGGCATGGTGATCCCCGAAGGCACCCACTATAATCCATACTTCATGTCCGGCGTGTCGCTGAAGATGCCCAAGCCGCTCTCCGACGGCCAGGTGACCTACGATGACGGTTCGCCGCAGACGATCGACCAGTATTCGCGCGACGTCTCGGCGTTCCTGATGTGGGCGGCCGAGCCGCATATGGAAGACCGCAAGAAGACCGGCTTCCGCGTGCTGGTGTTTCTGCTTCTGTTCGGGGCGCTGATGTATCTGACCAAGCGCAAGGTGTGGGAAGGCGTGGCGCACTAA
- the ychF gene encoding redox-regulated ATPase YchF: MGFKCGIVGLPNVGKSTLFNALTRTAAAQAANYPFCTIEPNTGEVAVPDPRLQKIAAIAKSKEIIPTRISFVDIAGLVRGASKGEGLGNQFLANIREVDAIVHVLRCFEDDDITHVEGKIDPVADADTVETELMLADLDSLERRIVQIRKRAGSKDKEATTVLPMMEAALELLQAGKPTRILLKGISAEDLRILQGLNLLTSHPVLYVCNVAEADAATGNEHTRAVEKMATAQGAGTVVISAAIEAEVAQLSDEEEMEFLSSLGLDEPGLNKVIRAGYDLLHLITYFTAGPKETRAWTIHKGDKAPQAAGVIHTDFERGFIRAQTIAYNDYVTLGGEVAAKEAGKARDEGKEYVVQDGDVLLFKFNT, translated from the coding sequence ATGGGTTTCAAATGCGGCATCGTTGGCTTGCCCAACGTCGGCAAGTCGACGCTTTTCAACGCGTTGACCAGGACGGCGGCGGCGCAGGCCGCCAACTATCCGTTCTGCACCATCGAACCGAACACCGGCGAGGTGGCGGTGCCCGATCCGCGGCTGCAGAAGATCGCCGCGATCGCCAAGTCGAAAGAGATCATCCCGACCCGCATCTCCTTCGTCGACATTGCCGGCCTGGTGCGCGGCGCCTCCAAGGGCGAAGGGCTGGGCAACCAGTTCCTCGCCAACATCCGTGAGGTCGACGCCATCGTGCATGTGCTGCGCTGTTTCGAGGATGACGACATCACCCATGTCGAGGGCAAGATCGACCCTGTCGCCGACGCCGATACGGTCGAGACCGAGCTGATGCTCGCCGACCTCGACAGCCTCGAGCGCCGCATCGTGCAGATCCGCAAGCGCGCCGGCAGCAAGGACAAGGAAGCAACCACCGTGCTGCCGATGATGGAGGCAGCACTCGAGCTCCTCCAGGCCGGCAAGCCGACCCGCATCCTGCTCAAGGGCATTTCAGCGGAAGACCTGCGCATCCTGCAGGGACTGAACCTCTTGACCTCGCACCCCGTGCTCTATGTATGCAACGTCGCCGAAGCCGACGCCGCCACCGGCAACGAGCACACCAGGGCCGTGGAAAAGATGGCGACCGCGCAGGGCGCCGGCACCGTGGTGATCTCAGCCGCGATCGAGGCCGAAGTCGCCCAGCTCTCCGACGAGGAAGAGATGGAGTTCCTGTCCTCGCTCGGCCTCGACGAACCTGGCCTCAACAAGGTCATCCGCGCCGGCTACGATCTGTTGCATCTCATCACCTATTTCACCGCCGGGCCGAAGGAAACGCGCGCCTGGACGATCCACAAGGGCGACAAGGCCCCGCAGGCGGCCGGCGTCATCCACACCGATTTCGAGCGCGGCTTCATCCGCGCCCAGACCATCGCCTATAACGACTACGTCACACTGGGCGGCGAAGTGGCGGCCAAGGAAGCCGGCAAGGCGCGCGACGAAGGCAAGGAGTATGTCGTCCAGGACGGCGATGTTCTGCTGTTCAAGTTCAACACCTGA
- a CDS encoding DUF5131 family protein: MAETSIEWTDATWNPVAGCTILTAGCTNCYAMRMAARLEAMGVDKYVGVTRKSGGKAKWTGKIKLDRASISVPQEWKKPKRVFVNSMSDLFHAEVPTAFIAEIWQVMAATPRHTYQILTKRPDRMSEVLSSPEFNVLPNVWLGTSVEDSRVLYRLDELRAVPAAVRFVSFEPLIGSVAGANLKSIHWAIVGGESGPQARPLDTRWVDEIFDQCTDADTAFFFKQWGGKNKKITGRTYRDRLWDDLPDLRI, from the coding sequence ATGGCCGAAACATCAATCGAATGGACAGATGCGACCTGGAACCCTGTCGCCGGCTGCACAATTCTTACTGCCGGATGCACAAATTGTTACGCGATGAGGATGGCTGCTCGGCTGGAAGCCATGGGAGTCGACAAATATGTGGGAGTGACACGCAAAAGCGGTGGCAAAGCGAAATGGACAGGCAAGATTAAGCTCGACCGCGCATCGATTTCCGTTCCGCAAGAATGGAAGAAGCCTAAGCGTGTCTTCGTAAACTCAATGTCTGATCTCTTCCACGCGGAAGTGCCAACTGCCTTCATCGCTGAGATATGGCAGGTCATGGCAGCAACGCCTCGCCACACCTATCAAATTCTGACAAAGCGGCCAGATAGGATGTCGGAAGTACTTTCCTCCCCCGAGTTCAATGTGCTTCCAAACGTCTGGCTCGGCACCAGTGTTGAAGATAGTCGGGTGCTGTACAGGCTGGATGAACTCCGGGCGGTTCCTGCGGCCGTGAGATTTGTTTCATTCGAACCCCTGATCGGGTCTGTTGCCGGCGCCAATCTCAAAAGCATTCACTGGGCAATCGTCGGAGGCGAAAGCGGACCGCAGGCTAGGCCGCTAGATACCCGATGGGTGGACGAGATTTTCGACCAATGCACCGATGCCGACACGGCGTTCTTCTTCAAACAGTGGGGCGGCAAGAACAAGAAGATAACAGGTCGCACCTATCGTGATCGGCTTTGGGACGATCTTCCCGATTTGAGAATATGA
- a CDS encoding MaoC family dehydratase, protein MSLDAFFRIGDTINLGSHTFEAEAIKAFARKYDPQVFHVDEEAAKKSVFGRLCASGWHTAATWMKLNLKNPMDASQWTGPGPVPEFGPSPGFRNLKWTKPVYAGETVTFTRTAVSHRPLANRPGWRLLALRSEGFDSTGDKVLEFDSAVLVKAG, encoded by the coding sequence ATGAGCCTCGACGCGTTCTTCCGCATCGGCGATACCATCAACCTCGGTTCGCACACATTCGAAGCCGAGGCGATCAAGGCGTTCGCCCGCAAGTACGATCCACAGGTCTTTCATGTCGACGAGGAGGCGGCGAAGAAAAGCGTGTTCGGCCGCCTCTGCGCCTCAGGCTGGCACACCGCGGCCACCTGGATGAAGCTCAATCTCAAAAATCCTATGGACGCTTCTCAATGGACCGGACCCGGCCCGGTACCAGAATTCGGCCCCTCGCCCGGCTTCAGGAATCTGAAATGGACAAAGCCGGTCTATGCCGGCGAAACCGTCACCTTCACCCGCACGGCCGTCTCCCACCGCCCGCTCGCCAATCGCCCCGGCTGGCGGCTGCTCGCGCTGCGCTCGGAAGGATTCGATTCGACGGGCGACAAGGTGCTGGAGTTCGACAGCGCCGTGCTGGTGAAGGCTGGGTAG